The following proteins are encoded in a genomic region of Vigna radiata var. radiata cultivar VC1973A unplaced genomic scaffold, Vradiata_ver6 scaffold_7, whole genome shotgun sequence:
- the LOC106753694 gene encoding uncharacterized protein LOC106753694 has translation MEGARRLQGQSIAVFNEGIGLLLFRWSALRTAVENEWGGRESRVKADQLVTNVLSWFTQFKEPLYIDDLEDILDQGMLSLNVEVEDGSIEEVAEKLMVMHEEFLDGNFSSFENLRKANLEQATHPHTAQIVNDGEDDSDEDGDDETMIADSNSSSMNTEIPRSYSNNNSVNEPRPNVSGEADDGWVVVSNRRSKGRKN, from the exons ATGGAGGGTGCTCGACGACTACAGGGACAATCTATAGCAGTTTTCAATGAAGGAATTGGATTACTCCTTTTCCGCTGGTCTGCTCTTCGAACTGCTGTCGAGAACGAATGGGGTGGCCGTGAGTCCCGTGTCAAAGCCGATCAACTTGTCACCAATGTTCTTTCGTGGTTTACTCAATTCAAAG AGCCACTTTACATTGATGACTTAGAAGACATACTGGATCAAGGTATGCTTTCTCTCAATGTGGAGGTCGAAGATGGAAGCATTGAAGAg gTAGCTGAGAAATTAATGGTTATGCATGAAGAATTCTTGGACGGAAATTTTAGTtcttttgaaaatcttagaaAAGCCAATCTCGAGCAAGCAACTCATCCTCACACAGCGCAG attGTAAATGATGGGGAAGATGACAGTGAcgaagatggtgatgatgaaaCCATGATTGCAGATAGTAATTCTTCAAGCATGAATACGGAGATTCCCAGATCTTATTCAAACAATAATTCAGTTAATGAGCCCCGGCCGAATGTTTCAGGCGAAGCAGATGATGGATGGGTTGTAGTTTCAAACAGAAGAAGTAAGGGGaggaaaaattag